Proteins encoded by one window of Triplophysa rosa linkage group LG19, Trosa_1v2, whole genome shotgun sequence:
- the LOC130570490 gene encoding cytochrome c oxidase subunit 7B, mitochondrial: protein MYRFAKAALNLSGQSARQLAVRQKSDLSSAFHAKYGTPLLIAGVAFCTGVWAYVITSTGISWNLSPVGKVQPKEWKE from the exons ATGTATCGTTTCGCGAAGGCTGCCCTAAACCTTAGTG GTCAAAGTGCGCGTCAGCTCGCTGTGCGACAGAAGTCTGATCTGTCCTCTGCATTTCATGCAAAGTATGGAACCCCATTGCTGATTGCTGGAGTTGCATTTTGTACAGGTGTTTGGGCATAC GTGATCACATCTACAGGCATCTCATGGAACCTGTCACCTGTAGGAAAGGTGCAGCCCAAGGAATGGAAGGAGTAA